The following coding sequences are from one Streptomyces sp. NBC_01232 window:
- a CDS encoding DUF3303 family protein yields the protein MRVMLRAHMDTAATNEGIKTGALPQGMKQLMEKLKPEAAYFGLHEGVRSCWIVFDLQDSSHMPALMEDLFLQFNAEVEVAPVMNAEDLAKGLAAMRSSS from the coding sequence ATGAGAGTCATGCTCAGGGCGCACATGGACACGGCCGCCACCAACGAGGGCATCAAGACCGGCGCGCTGCCCCAGGGGATGAAGCAGCTGATGGAGAAGCTGAAGCCGGAGGCGGCCTACTTCGGCCTGCACGAGGGCGTGCGTTCCTGCTGGATCGTCTTCGACCTCCAGGACAGCTCGCACATGCCGGCGCTGATGGAGGACCTGTTCCTGCAGTTCAACGCCGAGGTCGAGGTCGCCCCCGTGATGAACGCCGAGGACCTGGCCAAGGGCCTGGCGGCGATGCGGTCCTCCTCCTGA
- a CDS encoding NADPH-dependent F420 reductase: MRYAVLGTGAVGRTLAERLLSLGHDVVLGTRDPAATLARTGPAGSGAPVEPYAAWQAGHPRAGLATFAEAARSGEVLVNATGGRVSIEVLTAAGAGHLDGKVLIDLANPLDFSGGWPPVLDPANSDSLGELIQRTFPGARVVKTLNTMNCAVMVDPARVPGDHHVFLSGDDEDAKSSVRELLQSFGWPPDCILDLGGIETARGVEMLLPVWLTLMGRLGHADFNFHIQGARPRA; this comes from the coding sequence ATGCGCTACGCAGTCCTCGGCACCGGGGCGGTGGGCCGGACGCTGGCCGAACGGCTCCTCTCCCTCGGGCACGACGTGGTCCTCGGCACCCGTGACCCCGCCGCCACACTGGCCCGCACCGGACCGGCGGGCAGCGGGGCCCCGGTCGAGCCGTACGCCGCCTGGCAGGCCGGGCATCCCCGGGCGGGGCTGGCGACCTTCGCCGAGGCGGCCCGCTCGGGCGAGGTCCTCGTCAACGCCACGGGCGGCCGGGTCAGCATCGAGGTGCTGACCGCGGCGGGCGCCGGGCACCTGGACGGCAAGGTGCTCATCGACCTCGCCAATCCGCTCGACTTCTCCGGCGGGTGGCCGCCCGTGCTCGACCCCGCCAACAGCGACAGCCTGGGAGAGCTGATCCAGCGGACCTTCCCGGGCGCGCGGGTGGTCAAGACGCTGAACACCATGAACTGCGCGGTGATGGTCGATCCGGCCCGGGTGCCCGGCGACCACCACGTCTTCCTGTCCGGGGACGACGAGGACGCCAAGAGCAGCGTGCGCGAGCTGTTGCAGTCCTTCGGGTGGCCGCCGGACTGCATCCTGGACCTCGGCGGGATCGAGACCGCGCGCGGCGTCGAGATGCTGCTGCCGGTCTGGCTGACGCTGATGGGCCGGCTCGGGCACGCCGACTTCAACTTCCACATCCAGGGCGCCCGACCGCGCGCCTGA
- a CDS encoding disulfide bond formation protein B, which translates to MAATMHSLVPDAPPESGLLGRVQYWFACSFAVGWTGVVLGGLYQQFGAGDVPCPLCVAQRMFMLLAALGAAYIIRAALISGTVTGRAYMTGWGLSLVASIGGSFASWRQTMLHILPGDKGYGSEVFGLHLYVWAWILFQVSVVAIGIALAFAHATTDRAVPAVRPGALRTAGLGALWFLGLVIAVSLLAVFLEEGFHWFLPDAPKGYRFFRDIGLQG; encoded by the coding sequence GTGGCCGCGACGATGCACAGCCTCGTGCCGGACGCCCCGCCGGAGAGCGGCCTGCTGGGCCGGGTCCAGTACTGGTTCGCCTGCTCCTTCGCCGTCGGCTGGACGGGTGTCGTCCTGGGCGGCCTCTACCAGCAGTTCGGCGCGGGGGACGTCCCCTGCCCGCTGTGCGTCGCGCAGCGGATGTTCATGCTGCTGGCCGCCCTGGGCGCGGCGTACATCATCCGCGCGGCGCTGATCAGCGGCACGGTGACGGGCCGCGCCTACATGACGGGCTGGGGCCTGTCCCTGGTCGCGTCGATCGGGGGCTCCTTCGCGTCCTGGCGGCAGACCATGCTGCACATCCTGCCGGGGGACAAGGGGTACGGGAGCGAGGTGTTCGGCCTGCACCTGTACGTCTGGGCGTGGATCCTCTTCCAGGTGTCGGTGGTCGCCATCGGCATCGCCCTGGCCTTCGCCCACGCGACGACCGACCGCGCCGTCCCCGCGGTCCGGCCGGGCGCGCTGCGCACGGCGGGCCTGGGCGCGCTGTGGTTCCTGGGCCTGGTCATCGCCGTGAGCCTGCTGGCGGTCTTCCTGGAGGAGGGCTTCCACTGGTTCCTCCCGGACGCCCCGAAGGGCTACCGGTTCTTCCGCGACATCGGACTGCAGGGCTGA
- a CDS encoding DUF5993 family protein, whose product MDTLIFGGLLATLIALYRGASRMVVLGAWWAVLIAVTLLTAHHITSGLALKLSY is encoded by the coding sequence ATGGACACCCTGATCTTCGGCGGGCTCCTCGCCACGCTGATCGCCCTGTACCGGGGCGCGTCCCGGATGGTCGTGCTCGGAGCGTGGTGGGCGGTGCTGATCGCCGTCACCCTGCTGACGGCGCACCACATCACCAGCGGTCTCGCCCTGAAACTGAGCTACTGA
- a CDS encoding sensor histidine kinase: MRWALVKVCLAVTAMVVVAFAVPLGLVVQEMASDRAFSNAERQAATIGPTLSITTDPVQLQKAVESTQMGAARRMAVHVPAIGDSPPVNIGESRAGEHTVAETRRMGRATTAKVAGGGSALLQPTALGSGDIAVVEIFVPESEVSNGVGTAWLVLAGVGLALIIGSVGVADRLGARLVRPAERLADAAHQLGEGRLGARVPEDGPKELRSAAVAFNAMADQVVELLANERELAADLSHRLRTPLTVLRLNTASLGDGPAAEQTRAAVEQLEREVDTIIRTAREQRPATGPGAGAGAGCDASEVIRDRMGFWSALAEDEGREVRLAGVDRTVRIPVARPELAAALDAMLGNVFRHTPEGTPFAVDVHDAGDAVIVLVSDAGPGIEDPDAALRRGNDGGRDGSTGLGLDIVRRVAESTGGDVRLGRSVLGGTEVRVWIGLDGRTLGGPGAGRAGRGRRGNRRNRGRASQA, translated from the coding sequence ATGAGATGGGCCCTGGTCAAGGTGTGCCTCGCGGTGACGGCCATGGTGGTCGTCGCCTTCGCCGTACCCCTCGGGCTCGTCGTCCAGGAAATGGCCAGCGACCGTGCCTTCTCCAACGCCGAACGGCAGGCCGCCACCATCGGGCCGACGCTGTCCATCACCACCGACCCCGTGCAGCTGCAGAAGGCGGTGGAGTCCACCCAGATGGGCGCCGCCCGGCGGATGGCCGTCCACGTGCCCGCGATCGGCGACAGCCCGCCGGTGAACATCGGCGAGAGCCGGGCCGGGGAGCACACCGTCGCGGAGACCCGGCGGATGGGGCGGGCCACGACGGCCAAGGTGGCGGGCGGGGGCTCGGCGCTCCTCCAGCCGACCGCGCTCGGGTCCGGCGACATCGCCGTGGTGGAGATCTTCGTACCCGAGAGCGAAGTCAGCAACGGCGTCGGGACCGCATGGCTGGTGCTCGCGGGCGTCGGGCTGGCACTGATCATCGGCTCGGTCGGGGTCGCCGACCGGCTCGGCGCCCGGCTGGTCCGGCCCGCCGAACGGCTCGCGGACGCGGCCCACCAGCTCGGTGAGGGCAGGCTCGGCGCCCGGGTGCCCGAGGACGGGCCGAAGGAACTCCGGTCCGCGGCCGTCGCGTTCAACGCGATGGCGGACCAGGTCGTCGAACTCCTCGCCAACGAGCGGGAACTGGCCGCCGACCTCTCGCACCGGCTGCGGACCCCGCTGACCGTGCTGCGGCTCAACACGGCCTCGCTCGGGGACGGTCCGGCCGCCGAACAGACCCGGGCGGCCGTGGAGCAGCTGGAGCGCGAGGTCGACACGATCATCCGCACGGCCCGGGAGCAGCGCCCCGCCACCGGCCCGGGCGCCGGGGCCGGCGCGGGCTGCGACGCCTCCGAGGTGATCCGCGACCGGATGGGCTTCTGGTCGGCGCTCGCGGAGGACGAGGGCCGCGAGGTCCGGCTCGCCGGGGTGGACCGTACGGTACGGATCCCCGTGGCGCGGCCCGAGCTCGCCGCCGCCCTCGACGCCATGCTCGGCAACGTCTTCCGGCACACCCCCGAGGGCACCCCCTTCGCGGTGGACGTGCACGACGCGGGCGACGCGGTGATCGTGCTCGTCTCGGACGCGGGTCCCGGCATCGAGGACCCGGACGCCGCCCTGCGCCGCGGCAACGACGGCGGCCGCGACGGGTCGACGGGCCTGGGCCTGGACATCGTGCGCCGGGTCGCGGAGTCGACCGGCGGCGACGTACGGCTGGGGCGCTCTGTGCTCGGCGGGACCGAGGTCCGGGTCTGGATCGGCCTGGACGGCCGGACCCTCGGCGGGCCCGGAGCGGGCCGCGCCGGCCGCGGCCGACGCGGCAACCGACGTAACCGGGGGCGCGCCTCGCAGGCGTGA
- a CDS encoding response regulator transcription factor: MASVLVVEDDQFVRSALIRHLTEASHTVRSVGTALEALREVAHHRFDVVILDLGLPDLDGSEALKMLRGITDVPVIIATARDDEAEIVRLLNDGADDYLTKPFSVEHLSARMAAVLRRSRAAAGAEPPSRVLRVGGLAIDPLRRQAELDGAVLDLTRREFDLLAFLAGRPGVVVARRELLAEVWQQSYGDDQTIDVHLSWLRRKLGETAARPRYLHTLRGVGVKLEPPR; this comes from the coding sequence ATGGCAAGTGTGCTCGTGGTCGAGGACGACCAGTTCGTACGTTCCGCCCTCATCCGGCACCTGACCGAGGCCTCGCACACCGTGCGGAGCGTCGGCACGGCCCTGGAGGCCCTGCGCGAGGTCGCGCACCACCGCTTCGACGTGGTCATCCTCGACCTCGGACTGCCCGACCTGGACGGGTCGGAGGCGCTCAAGATGCTGCGCGGCATCACCGACGTACCCGTGATCATCGCGACCGCGCGCGACGACGAGGCCGAGATCGTCCGGCTGCTCAACGACGGCGCCGACGACTACCTGACCAAGCCCTTCTCGGTGGAACACCTCTCCGCCCGGATGGCCGCCGTGCTGCGCCGCTCCCGGGCCGCCGCCGGGGCCGAGCCGCCCTCGCGCGTCCTGCGCGTCGGCGGGCTCGCCATCGACCCGCTGCGCCGCCAGGCCGAGCTCGACGGCGCCGTACTGGACCTCACCCGGCGGGAGTTCGACCTGCTGGCCTTCCTCGCCGGGCGCCCCGGGGTGGTCGTGGCCCGGCGGGAACTGCTCGCCGAGGTCTGGCAGCAGTCGTACGGGGACGACCAGACCATCGACGTCCACCTGTCCTGGCTGCGCCGCAAACTCGGCGAGACCGCCGCCCGGCCGCGCTACCTGCACACGCTGCGGGGGGTCGGGGTCAAGCTGGAGCCGCCCCGGTGA
- a CDS encoding class I SAM-dependent methyltransferase: MSDSPATSGAPTSGSPSTPSTASSDYTKRLARLEQSGIKRFVPTQAPYRWNLQRLQLGRVLDVGCGLGRNLLNCGPDSVGVDHNPHSVQTCRERGLNAFTPDELAAAPDCGPGSFDSLLIAHVLEHIDEETAGSLLEQYLPLVRPGGSVVMITPQELGYKTDATHVRWVGFEELRGHAGKAGIAVRRTYSFPFPRPMGKVFPYNEFVLVGTVPA, encoded by the coding sequence ATGTCTGATTCCCCCGCAACCTCCGGTGCTCCGACCTCGGGCAGCCCGTCCACCCCCAGCACCGCCTCCTCCGACTACACCAAGCGGCTGGCCCGCCTGGAGCAGTCCGGGATCAAGCGGTTCGTGCCCACGCAGGCCCCCTACCGGTGGAACCTGCAGCGGCTGCAGCTGGGCCGGGTCCTGGACGTCGGCTGCGGGCTGGGGCGCAACCTGCTCAACTGCGGACCCGACAGCGTCGGCGTCGACCACAATCCGCACTCGGTGCAGACCTGCCGTGAGCGCGGACTGAACGCCTTCACCCCCGACGAGCTGGCCGCCGCCCCGGACTGCGGGCCCGGATCCTTCGACAGCCTGCTGATCGCGCACGTGCTGGAGCACATCGACGAGGAGACCGCGGGCTCGCTGCTGGAGCAGTACCTTCCGCTGGTCCGGCCGGGCGGCTCGGTCGTCATGATCACCCCGCAGGAGCTCGGCTACAAGACCGACGCCACCCACGTCCGCTGGGTCGGCTTCGAGGAGCTGCGCGGCCACGCAGGCAAGGCGGGGATCGCCGTCCGGCGGACCTACTCCTTCCCCTTCCCCCGCCCGATGGGCAAGGTCTTCCCGTACAACGAGTTCGTGCTGGTCGGCACCGTTCCGGCCTAG
- a CDS encoding spermidine synthase codes for MAGKDRNKGKQRGRGSAEAVVGQVDGGRAELEPDRERAGAWTLLIDGAPQSHVDLGDPGYLDFAYQRRIGHLIDLVAPARQPLNVLHLGGGAFTLARYTAASRPRSTQQIVEIDAALVAFVREHLPLDPQARVRVRAVDARAGLAKVPDGWADLVIADVFSGARTPAHLTSTEFLDDVRRALAPTGWYVANLADGPPLTHLRGQIATAASRFTELALAADPVVWRGKRFGNAVLVAADRELPVAEFTRRVASDPHPGRVEHGRALADFAGGAAPVADASAVASPQPPPSVFR; via the coding sequence GTGGCAGGCAAGGACAGGAACAAGGGCAAGCAGCGCGGACGCGGCAGCGCCGAGGCGGTCGTCGGGCAGGTGGACGGCGGCCGGGCGGAGCTGGAGCCGGACCGGGAGCGGGCCGGGGCCTGGACCCTGCTGATCGACGGAGCTCCGCAGTCGCACGTGGACCTGGGTGATCCCGGGTACCTGGACTTCGCGTACCAGCGGCGGATCGGTCATCTGATCGATCTCGTCGCGCCCGCCCGGCAGCCCCTGAACGTGCTGCACCTGGGCGGCGGCGCCTTCACCCTCGCCCGCTACACCGCCGCCTCCCGTCCTCGCTCCACCCAGCAGATCGTGGAGATCGACGCCGCCCTGGTGGCCTTCGTACGGGAGCACCTGCCGCTGGATCCGCAGGCGCGGGTCCGGGTCCGGGCGGTGGACGCGCGGGCGGGGCTGGCCAAGGTCCCGGACGGCTGGGCGGACCTGGTGATCGCGGACGTGTTCAGCGGGGCCCGTACCCCGGCGCACCTGACGAGCACCGAGTTCCTGGACGACGTACGCCGTGCGCTGGCGCCCACCGGGTGGTATGTGGCGAACCTGGCGGACGGTCCGCCGCTGACCCATCTGCGGGGGCAGATCGCGACGGCCGCGTCCCGGTTCACGGAGCTGGCGCTGGCGGCCGACCCGGTAGTCTGGCGAGGGAAACGTTTCGGCAATGCCGTCCTGGTGGCTGCCGACCGTGAGCTGCCCGTGGCGGAATTCACCCGCCGGGTCGCGAGCGATCCGCACCCGGGCCGGGTCGAGCACGGCCGGGCGCTGGCCGATTTCGCGGGCGGTGCCGCACCGGTCGCGGACGCCTCTGCGGTGGCCTCGCCGCAGCCGCCGCCCTCGGTCTTCCGGTAG
- a CDS encoding tetratricopeptide repeat protein translates to MAAFPHSPNSTFRRLRGQHSPAEFAALVRRAAKEIGETVSCDARYIGRVESGEIRCPNYAYERVFLHMFPGRALADLGFSPRESVRGRSAHRDPAPLSVPTPRSPSGSSSSSSSKESDVLRRAFMAGGSATVAAATLSLTLLGDTRRIPSRAGESEAVAVEDAVRQIRLLDDRHGADALYRRAAEPLRTAYALLDAGATRQSTEDRLHSGAGELAVSVGWLAHDSGRFDDARSHYAEALATARVARDAGLEAHAFSNMAFLARDCGRSREAVRAAQAGRRAARSLGSPRLLSLLALREAGGWAGLGDRKACEESLTRAHTEFSRGESDDDPEWMSFFGQAELESLEARCWSALGEHARAARHARRAADLQDPHFARNVALYTAELAGDLARAGAPDEAAWAGGRVLDLLAEVQSTRIRSMLAETAATLVPHQRSPRVSTFLTRVAARPGPGGA, encoded by the coding sequence ATGGCGGCGTTCCCCCACTCACCCAACTCCACGTTCCGGCGGCTGCGCGGGCAGCACTCCCCGGCCGAGTTCGCTGCCCTGGTGCGCAGGGCCGCGAAGGAAATCGGAGAAACGGTTTCCTGCGATGCGCGCTACATCGGCCGCGTCGAGTCCGGCGAGATCCGCTGCCCCAACTACGCCTACGAGCGCGTCTTCCTCCACATGTTCCCCGGCCGCGCCCTGGCCGATCTCGGCTTCTCCCCCCGCGAGAGCGTCCGAGGCCGCTCGGCCCACCGCGATCCCGCCCCCCTCTCCGTGCCCACCCCCCGATCCCCTTCCGGTTCCAGTTCCAGTTCCAGTTCCAAGGAGAGCGACGTGTTGCGTCGCGCGTTCATGGCGGGCGGCTCCGCGACCGTGGCGGCCGCCACGCTCAGCCTCACCCTGCTCGGCGACACCCGCCGGATCCCCTCCCGCGCCGGCGAGTCCGAGGCCGTCGCCGTCGAGGACGCGGTACGCCAGATCCGCCTGCTGGACGACCGGCACGGCGCCGATGCCCTCTACCGGCGGGCCGCCGAACCCCTGCGCACCGCCTACGCACTGCTCGACGCGGGAGCCACCCGGCAGTCCACCGAGGACCGGTTGCACTCGGGCGCCGGCGAACTGGCCGTCTCCGTCGGCTGGTTGGCCCACGACTCCGGCCGCTTCGACGACGCCCGCTCGCACTACGCGGAAGCCCTGGCGACGGCCCGGGTGGCCCGGGACGCAGGCCTGGAGGCGCACGCCTTCAGCAACATGGCCTTCCTGGCCCGGGACTGCGGCCGCTCCCGCGAGGCGGTACGGGCCGCCCAGGCGGGCCGCCGCGCCGCCCGCTCCCTCGGTTCCCCGCGGCTGCTGTCGCTGCTCGCGCTGCGGGAGGCCGGCGGGTGGGCGGGGCTGGGCGACCGCAAGGCCTGTGAGGAGTCGCTGACCCGGGCGCACACGGAATTCTCCCGGGGCGAGTCGGACGACGACCCCGAGTGGATGTCCTTCTTCGGGCAGGCGGAGCTGGAATCCCTGGAGGCGCGGTGCTGGTCGGCGCTCGGCGAGCACGCCCGCGCGGCGCGGCACGCCCGCCGCGCGGCCGACCTCCAGGACCCGCACTTCGCCCGGAACGTGGCCCTCTACACCGCCGAGCTGGCCGGTGACCTGGCCCGCGCGGGTGCCCCCGACGAGGCCGCGTGGGCGGGGGGCCGCGTACTGGACCTCCTGGCCGAGGTCCAGTCCACCCGCATCCGCTCGATGCTGGCGGAAACGGCCGCCACCCTCGTCCCCCACCAGCGCTCCCCCCGCGTCTCCACATTCCTGACCCGCGTCGCGGCCCGCCCGGGCCCGGGGGGCGCCTGA
- a CDS encoding histidine phosphatase family protein codes for MAPRILLARHGQTAWSQLGKHTGRTDVPMLEEGKQGAKLLGERLARDPWRALPGVEVRTSPLVRASESCDLAGFGARAEPWDTLMEWDYGDYEGMTPAEIQAVRPGWLIWRDGVPGGESVADVAARADEVVAWARSAERDVLVFAHGHILRTLAARWLGLEASFGARIRLEPTSLSVLGWAYGAPALERWNDTGHLDV; via the coding sequence ATGGCCCCCCGCATCCTGCTGGCCCGCCACGGCCAGACGGCGTGGTCCCAGCTCGGCAAGCACACCGGACGCACGGACGTGCCGATGCTGGAGGAGGGCAAGCAGGGCGCGAAGCTGCTCGGCGAGCGGCTGGCGCGCGACCCGTGGCGGGCACTGCCCGGAGTGGAGGTCCGCACCAGCCCGCTGGTCCGCGCGAGCGAGAGCTGCGACCTGGCGGGCTTCGGCGCCCGGGCCGAGCCGTGGGACACGCTGATGGAATGGGACTACGGCGACTACGAGGGCATGACCCCGGCCGAGATCCAGGCGGTCCGGCCCGGGTGGCTGATCTGGCGCGACGGCGTTCCGGGCGGTGAGTCCGTCGCCGACGTCGCGGCCCGCGCGGACGAGGTGGTCGCCTGGGCCCGCTCGGCGGAGCGCGACGTCCTGGTCTTCGCGCACGGCCACATCCTGCGCACGCTGGCCGCGCGCTGGCTCGGCCTCGAAGCCTCCTTCGGCGCCAGGATCCGCCTGGAACCGACCTCCCTGTCGGTCCTGGGCTGGGCGTACGGCGCGCCGGCCCTGGAACGCTGGAACGACACGGGCCACCTGGACGTTTAA
- a CDS encoding AAA domain-containing protein, with protein sequence MTTTAPFDPGAAAARATAAILADTLHGSERGVVVDSPPGAGKSTLVVRAARELAAAGRRLMVVAQTNAQVDDLVLRLADKDPGLKVGRLHSSDGDAYDPALRELPSVTLSAKPGDLAELPITISTAAKWAFVKDVEPWQHAIVDEAYQMRSDALLAVAGLFERALFVGDPGQLDPFSVVGAEQWAGLSYDPSASAVSTLLAHNPQLPQHRLPVSWRLPATAAPLVSRAFYPYTQFRSGTGPGERRLSYGVPSDGSGPDRVLDEAAEAGWGLLELPARHTPRTDPEAVGAVALVVRRALDRGAVTSDEQSPGPAPLTADRIAVGTAHRDQASAVRSALASLGVTGVTVDTANRLQGREYDLTVVLHPLSGRPDATAFHLETGRLCVLASRHRHACVVVARAGIAELLDDHPSTEPVQLGVTVKFPDGWEANHSVLAHLAEHRVSWRP encoded by the coding sequence GTGACCACGACCGCACCCTTCGATCCGGGTGCGGCGGCCGCCCGGGCGACCGCAGCGATCCTGGCCGACACCCTGCACGGGTCCGAGCGGGGGGTGGTCGTCGACTCCCCGCCCGGGGCCGGCAAGTCCACTCTCGTGGTCCGCGCGGCCCGGGAGCTGGCGGCCGCCGGCCGCCGGCTGATGGTGGTGGCGCAGACGAACGCGCAGGTCGACGACCTGGTGCTGCGTCTTGCCGACAAGGATCCGGGGCTGAAGGTGGGCCGGCTGCACAGCAGTGACGGCGATGCCTACGATCCGGCGCTGCGCGAGCTGCCCTCGGTCACCCTGTCGGCCAAGCCGGGGGATCTGGCGGAGCTGCCGATCACGATCTCGACGGCTGCGAAGTGGGCGTTCGTCAAGGACGTCGAGCCGTGGCAGCACGCCATCGTCGACGAGGCGTACCAGATGCGTTCGGACGCGCTGCTGGCCGTGGCCGGGCTGTTCGAGCGGGCGCTGTTCGTGGGCGACCCGGGGCAGCTGGACCCCTTCAGCGTGGTGGGCGCGGAGCAGTGGGCGGGCCTGTCCTACGATCCCTCCGCCTCGGCGGTGAGCACCCTGCTCGCGCACAATCCGCAACTGCCGCAGCACCGGCTGCCGGTGTCCTGGCGGCTCCCGGCGACGGCGGCTCCGCTGGTCTCCCGCGCCTTCTACCCGTACACGCAGTTCCGCAGCGGTACGGGCCCGGGCGAGCGGCGGCTGTCGTACGGGGTGCCGTCGGACGGGTCGGGTCCGGACCGGGTGCTGGACGAGGCGGCGGAGGCGGGCTGGGGTCTGCTGGAGCTGCCCGCGCGGCACACTCCGCGCACGGATCCGGAGGCGGTGGGGGCGGTGGCCCTGGTGGTCCGCCGGGCCCTCGACCGCGGGGCGGTGACCTCCGACGAGCAGTCCCCGGGTCCGGCTCCGCTGACGGCGGACCGGATCGCGGTCGGCACGGCCCACCGCGACCAGGCGTCGGCGGTGCGCTCGGCGCTGGCCTCGCTGGGGGTCACGGGGGTGACGGTGGACACGGCGAACCGGCTCCAGGGCCGCGAGTACGACCTCACCGTGGTCCTGCACCCCTTGTCGGGCCGGCCGGACGCGACGGCGTTCCACCTGGAGACGGGCCGCCTGTGCGTCCTGGCCTCCCGGCACCGGCACGCGTGCGTGGTGGTGGCCCGGGCGGGGATAGCGGAACTGCTGGACGACCATCCCTCGACGGAACCGGTCCAGCTGGGGGTGACGGTGAAGTTCCCGGACGGCTGGGAGGCGAACCATTCGGTGCTGGCCCATCTGGCCGAGCACCGGGTGTCCTGGCGGCCCTAG
- a CDS encoding MarR family winged helix-turn-helix transcriptional regulator, giving the protein MTPATEPGPRWLTESEQDAWYAWRRMFPLVNAEIARDLNQDSGLSEADYDVLSVLGSTDGHRMRISALAELMRWSRSRLSHQLTRMEQRGIVRREEVASDGRGAEVVLTTAGVTMITQAAPLHVESVRRHLIDILTPQQLHTLAEVGEVLRERLGARRKS; this is encoded by the coding sequence ATGACCCCCGCAACGGAGCCCGGGCCCCGCTGGCTCACCGAGTCCGAACAGGACGCCTGGTATGCGTGGCGGCGGATGTTCCCGCTGGTCAACGCGGAGATCGCACGCGATCTCAACCAGGACAGCGGACTCTCCGAAGCCGACTATGACGTGCTCTCGGTCCTCGGCTCCACGGACGGCCACCGCATGCGCATCAGCGCACTGGCCGAGCTGATGCGCTGGTCACGCAGCCGGCTGTCCCACCAGCTCACCCGTATGGAGCAACGCGGCATCGTCCGCCGCGAGGAAGTGGCCTCCGACGGCCGCGGTGCGGAGGTCGTCCTCACCACGGCCGGCGTCACCATGATCACGCAGGCCGCCCCGCTCCACGTCGAATCCGTACGCCGCCACCTCATCGACATCCTGACGCCACAGCAGCTGCACACCCTCGCCGAGGTCGGCGAGGTGCTCCGCGAACGGCTGGGCGCCCGGCGCAAGAGCTGA
- a CDS encoding NADPH-dependent FMN reductase: MTRPTRLHVISAATRPTSSGRPLAQWVAEQARERDGFDVTPVDLAEIALPFLDEPEYASTGNYAHQHTRDWSALVDSADAFLFVLPMYNGGFTAPFKNAIDFLYNEWKGKAVGIVSYSAGPTGGAPAAEMLLPVLTRLGMLPAERSVAIPGIPKLIGPEGFRAPEPLAGELAGVLDDVAELAARRAEEAVTV; encoded by the coding sequence ATGACCCGGCCGACCCGCCTGCACGTCATCTCCGCCGCCACCCGCCCCACCTCCTCCGGCCGCCCCCTCGCCCAGTGGGTCGCCGAGCAGGCCCGCGAGCGCGACGGCTTCGACGTCACCCCCGTCGACCTCGCCGAGATCGCCCTGCCCTTCCTCGACGAACCCGAATACGCCTCCACCGGCAATTACGCCCATCAGCACACCCGCGACTGGAGCGCCCTGGTCGACTCGGCCGACGCCTTCCTCTTCGTCCTGCCGATGTACAACGGCGGCTTCACCGCTCCCTTCAAGAACGCCATCGACTTCCTCTACAACGAGTGGAAGGGCAAGGCGGTCGGCATCGTCAGCTACAGCGCCGGCCCCACCGGCGGCGCCCCGGCCGCGGAGATGCTGCTGCCCGTCCTCACCCGGCTCGGCATGCTGCCCGCCGAGCGCTCCGTCGCGATCCCCGGCATCCCCAAGCTGATCGGACCCGAGGGCTTCCGGGCGCCGGAGCCGCTCGCGGGCGAGCTCGCAGGCGTCCTGGACGACGTGGCCGAGCTGGCGGCCCGGCGCGCCGAGGAGGCCGTCACGGTGTGA